The window acttaaagttctatataggtttttatcgtgcacaagatcgtccgatagcagttatatatcattttatatatacggctatagtaacattttttgtaaaaaaaaagtttgttgttgtagtacacaccctagaacgatgaaatccggaaaaaaatgtatgccatccgatttctacacttccaacttaaagttctatataggtttttatcgtgcacaagatcgtccgatagcagttatatatcattttatatatacggctatagtaacattttttgtaaaaaaaaagtttgttgttgtagtacacaccctagaacgatgaaatccggaaaaaaatgtatgccatccggtttctacacttccaacttaaagttctatataggtttttatcgtgcacaagatcgtccgatagcagttatatatcattttatatatacggctatagtaacattttttgtaaaaaaaagtttgttgttgtagtacacaccctagaacgatgaaatccggaaaaaatgtatgccatccgatttctacacttccaacttaaagttctatataggtttttatcgtgcacaagatcgtccgatagcagttatatataattttatatatacggctatagtaacattttttgtaaaaaaaaagttttttgttgtagtacacaccctagaacgatgaaatccggaaaaaaatgtatgccatccggtttctacacttccaacttaaagttctatataggtttttatcgtgcacaagatcgtccgatagcagttatatatcattttatatatacggctatagtaacattttttgtaaaaaaaaagtttgttgttgtagtacacaccctagaacgatgaaatgcggaaaaaaatgtatgccatccgatttctacacttccaacttaaagttctatataagtttttatcgtgcacaagatcgtccgatagcagttatatatcattttatatatacggctatagtaacattttttgtaaaaaaaaagtttgttgttgtagtacacaccctagaacgatgaaatccggaaaaaaatgtatgccatccgatttctacacttccaacttaaagttctatataagtttttatcgtgcacaagatcgtccgatagcagttatatatcattttatatatacggctatagtaacattttttgtaaaaaaaaagtttgttgttgtagtacacaccctagaacgatgaaatccggaaaaaaatgtatgtcatccgatttctacacttctgacttaaagttctatataggtttttatcgtgcacaagatcgtccgatagcagttatatatcattttatatatacggccatagttacattttttgtaaaaaaaaagtttgttgttgtagtacacaccctagaacgatgaaatccggaaaaaaatgtatgtcatcccatttctacacttccaacttaaagttctatataggtttttatcgtgcacaagatcgtccgatagcagttatatatcattttatatatacggctatagtaacattttttgtaaaaaaaaagtttgttgttgtagtacacaccctagaacgatgaaatccggaaaaaatgtatgctatccggtttctacacttccaacttaaagttctatataggtttttatcgtgcacaagatcgtccgatagcagttatatatcattttatatatacggctatagtaactttttttgtaaaaaaaaagtttgttgttgtagtacacaccctagaacgatgaaatccggaaaaaaatgtatgccatccgatttctacacttccaacttaaagttctatataggtttttatcgtgcacaagatcgtccgatagcacttatatatcattttatatatatgaccatagtaacattttttgaatgttttttattaaaaggcattctgtaacgatataatcccaattatatttatattttatcagatttgttcctttccacatttatacacatattttaattgatcaaaaatattttttttaatctaaatcatgaaaatcaatttttttgaattttttccacgtgcttaaacacatattgaaaatgtaaataatgaaaatgagtttttgcgtcttttccacgtgcagaaacacatatttgtaaacaaaaataactcaccacaccaaaaaaaatgtttattttgataaaacagctgttacggtttgttttatttttcgtcgggttgttttctttatgtgcgtcaactttcgacttttttcatttaaataaaagtcgacttttcgactataagtattttataaatagtcgacttttcgacttttttcgagtttttccgactattttacagtttttgactttttttacacttttttaaaatttttgacttgtttctacaattttcgatttttccgactttttacgactttttccgactttattcgacttttttcgactttttacgacttatcgacttttttcgacttttattcacaaagtcgacttttttcacagacgatagtcgagttcgacttttcgacttttttcgacaaaaagtcgattgttcgaaagtcgatttatagaaccctacttcaTAGTTTATTTTGGTCGGCGCCGGGTTCTGCATCGATCTCTGTTGACTGCGCTgctatttacattttcatttgtaCACGAAAAAACCGTTTATCAAGTGCATTTTTTCAGTACACAATTACTAGTCGATTGTTGAAAAACAAGTATTCAGTCGAAAATGTTTGTACGTTTATCTCGTTGTGCAACAAAAACGACAAAAGCATTGATAAAATATCACGCAGCTGCTACGCCGGCACAAACACAACAACACCAAATTGTTTTGTCAAAGTCGAGAAGTTTCCTTTTAGCTGTCAGAAGCTATCATTGCTGCAGTCAGAAAATCTCTTCAACTTTACCGGTTTGTTTGTCTAAATCGTCGGCTAATATTAGCGTTGCTTTAAAACGAGACTTTGCAAAAATGTCGTTGAAAAGTTTCCAGGAACATGAAGTTGTACCTGATGTTATCGATACAGCTCCTACTGAGGTATTGAGTGTTACCTACGGTGATTTGCAAGTGAAAGAAGGCAATGTTTTAACACCTACCCAGGTGCAAAATAAACCACAATTGAGCTGGAATGCTGATGCAAATGCTCTTTACACCGTTTGCATGACCGATCCTGATGCTCCCAGTCGCAAAGAACCCACCTTCCGTGAATGGCACCATTGGTTGGTAGTTAACGTACCCGGTTCTAAAGTCAGTGATGGTGAAGTTTTGTCAGACTACATTGGTTCTGGACCACCACAGGGTACTGGTCTACATCGTTATGTGTTTTTGGTATACAAACAACCTTCCAAGTTGTCTTGCGATGAAAAACGTTTACCCGACAACAGTGGCGACGGCCGTGGTGGCTTCAAAATTGCCgcttttgccaaaaaatatcAATTGGGCAACCCAATTGCCGGTAACTTTTATCAAGCTGAATGGGATGATTATGTACCCAAATTATATGCCAAATTGGAAGGCAAGTAAATTGGCGAGCATAGCTAATGAAAAATCTCAATATCTACATTATGCTGGAAGTTACATAATGGAAAAAATTACTTGTTAGAAATTAAAAGACCATATAGAAACCAAGtttcgtttgtaaaaatttgtttttgttttttaaacttgtaaaattacaaataaattaaaatacaattgtcATACAATAAAtctgttttatgtatttttatttggcTTTTTATTACACACGTTCTTTCATCtgtttattgaaatttcaatatgtggttttgtttttgcttgccaaatgtttgttttcgttttcaataattttagcAAATTAATTGTACTGTAAGAGTTTATTTTCTATGAGAAGGTAGTTTTCAAGTGTTTGCATTTATATgagataataaatttaattaattttgatttaaatatacataatgtATTATGTAGTAGATCTTCATTGCCGTGACAATTAAgggtatataaacaaaattgtgaTTTTAAAGCACAAGACTGTATTTAATAAACAACTCCCTGGTATATTTCGCTTTTATTAACctaatatttccttacaaatgaaaacccagttaaaagtaAGGAAaaagatgtagaaaagtcactacaaataacatattcgaagtTCATCAAGTACGAAGTTcattggaagtacttcaagtatgttatttgtggtgaaaaatctacttctttttcctcaaatttttttttgctgggacgTTAAAAAACAATGTAACGCTAAACTGCTTCAGTACGCCATCCTTAATCACCACCAAGAGGAAGatgatttttcatcaaaaataatCATGATCGATGAGACCCATTTCCGTGGTACGTAAATAAGCAAAATTTACGCTTCTCGGGCACTGAAAATTCGCGTGTAACCCACGAATAGCCATTACACCCGCTAAAAGTCACTATATGGTGTTCTGATTTCGCTGGAGGAGTCATCGGACCTTTTTTTCTTCGGTTACTGTGAATGATGAGTGCTACAGAGCAATGATCAACGAGTTCTTTTTGCCGCAACTTGACGCAAAGGCATACATTGTACGTGCCACAACCGATATGCTAAAGGATGCATTTCCGGGGCGTCAATCTCCCGTTTTGGCGATTTGCACTGGTCAGCAAGATCACCTAATTTGACCGATCCAAACTTCTTTTTGCGGGACTTTTTGCGGGTTTATGTCAACAAGACTCAGACTATTGCAGCTCTTAAAGACAGTATCCGTTAAAACT of the Lucilia cuprina isolate Lc7/37 chromosome 2, ASM2204524v1, whole genome shotgun sequence genome contains:
- the LOC111679064 gene encoding protein D1, translating into MFVRLSRCATKTTKALIKYHAAATPAQTQQHQIVLSKSRSFLLAVRSYHCCSQKISSTLPVCLSKSSANISVALKRDFAKMSLKSFQEHEVVPDVIDTAPTEVLSVTYGDLQVKEGNVLTPTQVQNKPQLSWNADANALYTVCMTDPDAPSRKEPTFREWHHWLVVNVPGSKVSDGEVLSDYIGSGPPQGTGLHRYVFLVYKQPSKLSCDEKRLPDNSGDGRGGFKIAAFAKKYQLGNPIAGNFYQAEWDDYVPKLYAKLEGK